A single Candidatus Chlamydia corallus DNA region contains:
- a CDS encoding autotransporter outer membrane beta-barrel domain-containing protein yields the protein MPLTTSVKTAALHSFSLGFAQMFSKTRERYTQNKTSSHNYFAGLRFDSLLFKESVSTALSIAYSYGNHRAHCQYTGTLKGSSEALFDNYSLVASLACTFLPVRITHNLKLHPFISAVALRCSQSSFQETGDHARKFNTKHPLSDLSSPIGFRSQWNTSNHIPMLWTTEISYIPTLYRKNPELLTTLLVSNGTWTTQATSVSYNTLATKVKNVSQFSSRITLSLDYSTQVSSSTVRQHLKAESQFTF from the coding sequence ATGCCGCTTACAACTTCAGTAAAAACTGCAGCTTTACATAGTTTCTCTTTAGGATTTGCTCAAATGTTCTCTAAAACTAGAGAACGATACACTCAAAATAAAACTTCCTCTCACAACTACTTTGCGGGACTCCGTTTCGATAGTCTCCTTTTCAAAGAATCCGTTTCTACAGCACTCTCTATAGCCTACAGTTACGGAAACCACCGTGCACACTGCCAATATACAGGAACCTTAAAAGGATCATCTGAAGCTCTCTTTGATAACTATTCTTTAGTAGCTTCTCTAGCCTGCACCTTCTTGCCAGTTAGAATCACTCATAATCTTAAACTTCATCCTTTCATCAGTGCTGTCGCTCTCCGCTGTTCACAATCCTCGTTTCAAGAAACGGGAGACCACGCAAGAAAGTTTAATACAAAACATCCCCTCTCTGATCTTTCTTCTCCTATAGGATTTCGTTCTCAATGGAACACTTCGAATCATATACCTATGCTGTGGACTACAGAAATTTCTTACATACCTACCCTATACAGAAAAAATCCAGAATTGCTCACCACCTTACTAGTCAGCAACGGAACCTGGACAACACAAGCAACTTCCGTCTCCTATAATACTCTAGCTACAAAAGTAAAAAACGTTTCCCAATTCTCCTCAAGAATAACCCTATCCTTAGATTATTCAACTCAAGTTTCCTCATCAACTGTAAGACAACACCTTAAAGCTGAGAGTCAATTCACATTTTAA
- a CDS encoding polymorphic outer membrane protein middle domain-containing protein produces the protein MYNAAGQGGGFFTNLNTIISGNKEKIEISNNTAFAIEFIFIDMSDPWNPGGGGIMANSLIIENNAKGLIFNNNNGTRNGGAIYSRSLIIQNNGPISFTNNSATWGGALINLFSESTPSNFFLSADHGDILFDNNIATNSFPQPSYRNAIRCRPGINLKLGASRGYKIIFYDPIEHERITDSPLLFNYEPHHEGTVLFSGANVDPDSTNESDFLSKFSNTSQLQRGVLAIEDRVAMSCQTISQTGGILRLGNGALIRTNSSGSSINFNSIAINLPSVLKSEAIAPKFWIYPTQTEQVYSEDTSSSMTLLGPLTFLNDQNEAPYDSLDLSEPLKEIPLLYLLDVTPKQIDTSNLIVEAINLGEHYGHQGLWSPYWVETTTISNSKTPENTNTKHRQLYADWTPTGYLPHPEHHGEFIANTLWQSAYTALLGLQTLPPQNLRQQNLEATIQGLGLLINQYSRERRKGFRNHTTGYAAYNFSKNCSFT, from the coding sequence ATGTACAACGCTGCAGGTCAGGGTGGAGGATTTTTTACAAATCTCAACACTATTATATCTGGAAACAAAGAAAAAATAGAAATTAGCAATAACACTGCATTTGCAATAGAATTTATTTTTATTGATATGTCAGATCCTTGGAATCCTGGTGGGGGCGGTATTATGGCTAACTCCTTAATCATCGAAAACAACGCAAAAGGCCTGATCTTTAACAATAACAACGGAACGCGTAATGGTGGAGCGATCTACAGCCGATCTCTTATTATACAAAACAACGGTCCTATATCGTTTACTAATAACTCTGCAACTTGGGGGGGTGCTCTCATCAATCTTTTTTCGGAAAGTACTCCTTCAAATTTTTTCCTGTCTGCAGATCATGGTGACATTCTATTCGATAACAATATAGCCACAAATTCATTTCCTCAACCTAGCTATAGAAACGCGATCCGCTGCAGGCCTGGAATTAATTTAAAGCTGGGAGCAAGTCGAGGCTATAAAATCATCTTTTATGATCCTATAGAACATGAGCGGATTACGGATAGCCCTCTGCTATTTAATTATGAACCCCATCACGAGGGAACTGTGTTATTTTCTGGAGCTAATGTAGATCCCGACTCAACAAATGAATCAGACTTCTTATCAAAATTTTCAAACACTTCGCAACTCCAGAGAGGCGTTCTAGCTATTGAGGATCGGGTAGCCATGTCTTGCCAAACCATCTCACAAACAGGCGGAATCTTACGTCTAGGAAACGGAGCTCTAATCAGAACAAACAGTTCAGGAAGCTCGATAAACTTTAATTCGATTGCTATTAACCTTCCCTCAGTGTTAAAATCGGAAGCCATAGCTCCAAAATTCTGGATTTACCCCACACAAACAGAGCAAGTCTATTCCGAAGACACTTCTTCTAGCATGACTCTCTTAGGCCCCTTAACTTTTTTAAATGATCAAAATGAAGCCCCCTATGATAGCCTAGATCTTTCTGAACCCTTGAAGGAAATTCCCCTCCTCTACCTCTTAGATGTCACTCCAAAACAAATCGATACCTCAAACCTCATTGTAGAGGCCATTAACTTAGGCGAACACTATGGACATCAGGGACTTTGGTCTCCTTATTGGGTCGAAACTACTACGATATCAAACTCTAAAACACCAGAAAATACCAATACAAAACACAGACAGCTCTATGCTGATTGGACCCCTACAGGATACCTCCCTCATCCTGAACATCACGGAGAATTTATTGCTAATACCCTATGGCAATCTGCATATACTGCTCTCCTAGGACTCCAAACCTTGCCTCCACAAAATCTCAGACAACAGAACCTCGAAGCCACTATACAAGGATTAGGCCTTCTGATCAATCAGTATAGCCGCGAAAGACGTAAAGGGTTTCGAAACCATACTACGGGGTATGCCGCTTACAACTTCAGTAAAAACTGCAGCTTTACATAG
- a CDS encoding polymorphic outer membrane protein middle domain-containing protein, with amino-acid sequence MKDNRFSIKVTFLSGILILGTTITTFGITPLSDYLGSQVEEIKICFPLLEDLTNFSPNSLITTLLGNTKDITQDFTFNNYTSIESYPNTKGALSCKSLSITNTKARILFLNRFSINNGGAVFTAGSFNLSDNHGLIIFLRNQSLSNDNNRVTDTQGGAIFCSSKCTISRNQGTQYFVNNMAKKSGGAIVASQITINDNTGPMIFCNNTAAYATTYTIPDTTINVTPITVGGAIFADTTFIENNSKPIYFLSNQSGLGGAIRTTGSCSIKKNQGPIVFNNNVALDRQTSPDRCSGGAIFCSEFLIENNPGTVSFDNNVCARNGGAIYTQFMTIKNSGPVYFTNNQGTWGGAVCIHQAGNCTLFAEQGDIIFHNNRTFSTNDSKRRHNAINCANDTTVSFGANQDRSIIFYDPILQKHNVSSIQTVNPEPNHLGTILFSSAYVSNTSISREDFISIFKNNIGLYHGTLALEDRAEWKVYKFDQFGGTLRLGSGAIFSTTSKENNSIGSEININNLAINLPSVLKKESAPMLWVRPISTVAPYSEDNNPVINLSGPLTLLTEENLDPYDSTDLSQPLKEVPLLYLLDVTDRHINTDNFHPESLNTVQHYGYQGIWSPYWIETVTISDNSSEQTTNTVHRQLYADWTPIGYKVNPENKGDIALTTLWQSFHSLFAILRNQNYQSEVSSTASGEAIGLFVHQNSNSNAIGFRMDATGYSLEAASNTSNHRFAVNFTQFFSNIKESGSRNKVASHTTALALQLDTPWMHEKFSTSSCLAYSYSNHHLRAFRNYGKIETEGKCYGTTLGAAFSCSLPLQWRSQPLHFIPFMQAIAVRSNQTAFEETGDKPRKFATNKPLYNLTVPLGIQSSWQSKFHLPTHWNLELAYQPVLYQQNPEVNVSLASSGSTWPISEMTLARSGISFKCKNHTFIFPNFSVFLDYQGSVSSSTSTHYLQAGTTIKF; translated from the coding sequence GTGAAAGATAACAGATTCTCTATTAAAGTTACCTTCCTTTCTGGAATCCTAATTTTAGGGACCACAATAACAACCTTTGGTATTACTCCCTTATCCGACTACCTTGGTAGTCAAGTAGAGGAAATCAAAATATGCTTTCCTCTACTTGAAGATCTTACCAATTTCTCCCCCAATTCTCTTATAACAACACTCCTTGGAAATACGAAGGATATAACACAAGATTTTACATTTAATAACTATACATCCATAGAAAGTTACCCGAATACAAAAGGAGCTCTCTCTTGCAAATCACTCTCCATAACCAATACAAAAGCTCGAATTCTTTTTTTAAATCGCTTTTCAATTAACAATGGTGGCGCTGTATTTACAGCTGGCAGTTTCAATCTTTCTGACAATCACGGTTTGATCATTTTCTTGAGAAATCAAAGCCTCTCTAATGATAATAATAGGGTTACTGATACTCAAGGAGGTGCTATTTTCTGTTCCAGTAAATGTACAATCTCTAGAAATCAAGGAACTCAATACTTTGTTAACAACATGGCAAAAAAATCAGGAGGAGCGATCGTAGCTAGTCAGATAACGATCAATGACAATACTGGTCCCATGATATTCTGTAATAATACTGCCGCCTATGCTACAACCTATACTATACCCGATACTACAATCAATGTTACGCCCATTACTGTTGGTGGTGCGATTTTCGCTGACACTACCTTTATTGAGAATAATTCTAAGCCTATTTATTTTTTAAGTAACCAATCGGGACTCGGTGGTGCAATAAGAACAACTGGCTCCTGCTCTATCAAAAAGAATCAGGGGCCTATCGTCTTTAACAATAATGTTGCATTAGATCGGCAGACTTCTCCTGACCGTTGCTCAGGAGGGGCAATCTTTTGCTCTGAATTTTTGATAGAAAACAACCCAGGAACTGTCTCCTTTGACAATAATGTTTGCGCACGTAATGGTGGTGCTATCTATACACAATTTATGACTATTAAAAACAGTGGTCCTGTGTATTTCACTAACAATCAGGGAACTTGGGGAGGCGCTGTCTGCATCCATCAAGCTGGTAACTGTACCCTGTTTGCCGAACAGGGAGATATTATTTTTCATAATAATAGAACTTTCTCAACAAATGATAGTAAGCGTAGGCATAACGCTATAAACTGTGCTAATGATACTACAGTATCATTTGGAGCAAACCAAGACCGTTCTATTATCTTCTACGATCCCATACTGCAAAAACATAACGTTAGTTCTATTCAAACTGTCAATCCTGAACCTAATCACTTAGGGACAATTTTATTTTCCTCAGCATACGTCTCAAATACATCTATTTCTCGTGAAGATTTCATTTCGATTTTCAAAAACAACATTGGGCTATATCACGGTACACTTGCTCTCGAAGATCGGGCAGAATGGAAGGTCTATAAATTTGATCAATTTGGTGGAACTCTAAGACTAGGAAGTGGGGCTATTTTTTCTACAACCTCAAAAGAGAATAACAGTATAGGTTCTGAAATCAACATCAATAATTTAGCGATTAACCTACCTTCCGTTTTAAAAAAGGAATCTGCTCCTATGCTCTGGGTTCGCCCCATATCTACAGTAGCACCCTATAGTGAAGATAATAATCCAGTAATCAATCTGTCAGGACCTCTCACACTTCTTACTGAAGAGAACCTTGATCCCTATGACAGTACGGATCTTTCCCAACCTCTCAAGGAAGTCCCTCTTCTTTACCTTCTAGATGTCACAGACAGGCATATCAATACCGATAATTTCCATCCTGAAAGTTTAAACACTGTCCAACACTATGGCTACCAAGGAATCTGGTCTCCCTATTGGATAGAAACAGTCACTATTTCTGACAATTCTTCTGAACAAACGACAAATACTGTCCATCGCCAACTTTATGCTGATTGGACCCCTATAGGATACAAGGTAAACCCAGAAAATAAAGGCGATATTGCCCTGACTACCCTCTGGCAATCTTTCCATAGTCTATTTGCGATACTACGCAATCAAAATTACCAAAGTGAAGTCTCTTCTACAGCCTCAGGAGAGGCTATCGGGCTCTTTGTTCACCAAAATAGCAATTCTAATGCTATAGGGTTCAGGATGGACGCTACGGGGTACTCTTTGGAAGCAGCATCTAATACCTCTAATCATAGATTTGCTGTAAACTTCACCCAATTCTTCAGCAATATCAAAGAGAGTGGCTCTCGCAATAAAGTGGCATCCCATACTACAGCTTTAGCCCTTCAACTCGATACTCCTTGGATGCATGAAAAGTTCTCCACATCCTCATGTCTAGCCTATAGCTACAGCAACCATCATCTCAGAGCCTTTAGAAACTATGGGAAAATAGAAACTGAAGGAAAATGCTACGGCACCACTTTAGGAGCAGCTTTCTCGTGCTCTTTACCTCTACAATGGCGCTCGCAACCCCTCCATTTTATTCCCTTTATGCAAGCTATTGCCGTTCGTTCTAATCAAACAGCGTTTGAAGAAACAGGTGATAAACCCAGGAAATTCGCTACCAACAAACCCTTATACAACTTGACTGTTCCTCTTGGAATTCAAAGTTCTTGGCAATCCAAGTTCCATCTTCCAACACATTGGAATCTAGAACTAGCTTACCAACCCGTCCTCTACCAACAAAATCCCGAAGTCAACGTTAGCCTAGCCTCTAGTGGATCGACATGGCCCATTTCAGAAATGACTCTTGCTCGTAGTGGAATTTCATTCAAATGTAAAAACCACACCTTTATATTCCCTAATTTTTCAGTATTCTTAGATTACCAAGGTTCCGTATCTTCATCGACCTCGACACATTATCTTCAAGCAGGGACAACTATCAAATTCTAG